One segment of Primulina tabacum isolate GXHZ01 chromosome 6, ASM2559414v2, whole genome shotgun sequence DNA contains the following:
- the LOC142550163 gene encoding uncharacterized protein LOC142550163, producing MELQDADRVRCATFLLTEEARLWWESVSMSVNLHTLSWDGFKEGFYSKYFTEEVRSRLTREFMTLRQGDCSMADFVRKFERGVAGPTTYVVAVSRALVAEQDQKDIENDRQGKRPYRHPISTILSSNSLRGPFRDSKERGHSKDLRKAKVLCRKTRLLRSLSTQCARSATVSTWASVYGALARRLMHKGYQAFLVNIISAPETPTSSIFDAPVVRYFPDVFSDDVIGLPPDREVEFAVDLMIGKTNIVADALSRKVAVVTQLSIQRSLQSEIQSFGLEVYPNSRAPKLSNLTVQSSMLDRIHIGQPSDERLHKWRLKDEVKGSVLYTVSDGIVRDEVEHLSSCI from the exons atggagctgcaggatgcagataGGGTTAGATGTGCCACCTTTCTGCTGACAGAGGAAGCTagattgtggtgggagagcgtgtctatgtcagtgaacttgcataCTCTGTCTTGGGATGGTTTTAAGGAAggcttctactccaagtacttcactgaggaagtacgctccagACTGACTAGGGAATTTATGACGTTGCGACAGGGAGACTGCAGCATGGCAGattttgtgaggaagtttgagagggg agttgctggtcctactacctatgtcGTTGCTGTATCTAGAGCATTGGTGGCTGAACAGGACCAGAAAGACATCGAGAATGacagacagggcaagaggccctatcggCACCCCATCAGCACCATTCTCAGCAGCAACAGTTTAAGAGGCCCTTTCAGGGACAGCAAGGAAAGAGGCCATTCCAAGGACCTCCGAAAAGCAAAGGTCCTATGCCGGAAAACAAGGCTCCTCAGAAGCctgagtacccagtgtgcccgaagtgcaactgTCAGCACATGGGCCAGTGTTTATGGGGCTCtg gcacggagacttatgCATAAGGGGTATCAGGCATTCTTGGTCAATATTATTTCAGCACCTGAAACGCCCACCTCGTCAATATTTGATGCACCGGTTGTCAGatattttcctgacgtcttttcAGACGACGTCATTGGCCTTCCACCAgatagagaggtggagttcgccgtTGACCTTATGATAG ggaaaacTAAtattgtggcagatgctttgagtaggAAAGTAGCAGTCGTAACACAGCTATCaatacagagatctcttcagtcagaaaTTCAGAGTTTTGGCTTAGAAGTTTATCCTAATAGCAGAGCTCCAAAGTTGTCTAATTTGACAGTTCAGTCTTCTATGTTAGACCGAATCCATataggtcagccttcagatgaacgGTTACATAAATGGAGATTGAAGGATGAAGTCAAAGGCAGCGTACTCTACACAGtatctgatggtattgtgag GGATGAAGTGGAACATTTGTCGAGTTGTATTTGa